From one Actinopolyspora saharensis genomic stretch:
- a CDS encoding VOC family protein yields the protein MSIEFSAVGMVADDMAQTLAFYRRLGLDLPASADAEAHVEAALPTGVRLMWDRADAVWTTEPDQEPSSDRHRIALAFDCGSPEGVDSTYAELTAAGHRGHHAPWDAPWGQRYSTVLDPDGNHVDLFANLPDRTDG from the coding sequence ATGTCCATCGAATTCAGCGCCGTCGGCATGGTCGCCGACGACATGGCGCAAACGCTGGCCTTCTACCGGCGGCTCGGTTTGGACCTGCCCGCCTCCGCCGACGCGGAGGCCCACGTGGAGGCCGCCCTGCCCACGGGAGTTCGACTCATGTGGGACAGGGCGGACGCGGTGTGGACGACCGAGCCCGATCAGGAACCGTCCTCCGACAGGCACCGCATCGCCCTGGCCTTCGACTGCGGTTCGCCGGAGGGCGTCGACAGCACGTACGCGGAGCTCACCGCGGCGGGCCACCGGGGACACCACGCTCCCTGGGACGCACCGTGGGGACAGCGCTACTCGACCGTGCTCGACCCCGATGGCAACCACGTCGACCTGTTCGCCAACCTGCCGGACCGAACGGACGGCTGA
- a CDS encoding serine hydrolase domain-containing protein, translating into MPSELLPTTRRALLRRLAVEQSQNRVPSLIAGLVRDGETLWVDGRGSVRTEPPTANTQYRIGSITKTFVAVLVLRLRDEGRLELSDRFGDHVPGTVVDDRPIWQLLAHNSGLSSEPAGQWWERVPGDTPERFVASVDDAQLREEPRHVLHYSNTAFGLLGELVARLRGEDFATALRGEILDPLGMRRTTMEPVEPYAPGLAVHPWADVLQPEPAEDAAAMAPAGQLWSTVDDMVRWLRFLMGETGEVLHPDTLAEMRQPASVDDGAEWSRGFGLGLQLARHRGRRLVGHGGSMPGFLANVLADPEEATGVVFLANTTSGVGALATDLLDVLAEHEPRIPPEWHPSTEVSEETLALTGLWYWGPIPHLMRVLPDGLLQLSAWKGPGRTSRFRYAGEETWIGLDGYHRGEPLRVVRSADGTPAHIDLNTFVFTRAPYDPNAPVPGGTLPWK; encoded by the coding sequence ATGCCGAGCGAACTGCTGCCCACGACTCGACGCGCCCTGTTGCGGCGACTGGCCGTCGAGCAGTCCCAGAACCGTGTTCCCTCGTTGATCGCCGGGCTGGTCCGCGACGGTGAGACCCTCTGGGTGGACGGCCGGGGATCGGTGCGCACCGAACCGCCCACGGCGAACACGCAGTACCGCATCGGTTCCATCACCAAGACGTTCGTGGCCGTGCTGGTGCTGCGCCTGCGCGACGAGGGGCGGTTGGAGCTGTCCGATCGCTTCGGCGACCACGTCCCGGGAACCGTTGTGGACGATCGCCCGATCTGGCAGCTGCTGGCGCACAACAGCGGGTTGAGCTCCGAACCGGCGGGGCAGTGGTGGGAGCGCGTTCCCGGCGACACCCCGGAGAGGTTCGTCGCCTCGGTGGACGATGCGCAGCTGCGCGAGGAACCCAGGCACGTCCTGCACTACTCCAACACGGCGTTCGGGCTGTTGGGCGAGCTCGTCGCGCGGCTGCGCGGTGAGGACTTCGCCACCGCGCTTCGCGGGGAGATCCTCGATCCGCTCGGCATGCGGCGCACGACGATGGAGCCGGTGGAGCCCTACGCTCCAGGACTGGCCGTGCACCCGTGGGCCGACGTGCTTCAGCCGGAGCCGGCCGAGGACGCGGCGGCGATGGCCCCCGCCGGACAACTTTGGTCCACTGTGGACGACATGGTCCGCTGGCTGCGCTTCCTCATGGGCGAGACCGGTGAGGTGCTGCACCCCGACACGCTGGCCGAGATGCGCCAACCGGCCAGCGTGGACGACGGTGCCGAGTGGAGCCGGGGGTTCGGACTCGGTCTGCAGCTGGCGCGCCACCGGGGGCGCAGGCTTGTCGGGCACGGCGGGTCGATGCCGGGGTTCCTCGCGAACGTGCTGGCCGATCCGGAGGAGGCGACCGGGGTGGTCTTCCTGGCCAACACCACCTCCGGGGTGGGGGCGTTGGCCACCGATCTGCTGGACGTGCTCGCCGAGCACGAACCGCGCATCCCACCGGAGTGGCATCCGAGCACCGAGGTCTCGGAGGAGACGCTGGCGCTGACCGGGCTGTGGTACTGGGGACCGATTCCGCACCTGATGCGGGTGCTGCCGGACGGGCTGCTCCAGCTGTCGGCCTGGAAGGGGCCGGGCAGGACCTCGAGGTTCCGCTACGCGGGGGAGGAGACCTGGATCGGTCTGGACGGTTACCACCGCGGGGAGCCGCTGCGCGTCGTCCGTTCCGCGGACGGCACCCCCGCCCACATCGATCTGAACACCTTCGTGTTCACCAGGGCTCCGTACGATCCGAACGCTCCCGTCCCCGGCGGAACGCTTCCGTGGAAGTGA
- a CDS encoding sodium:solute symporter family protein encodes MHTLADGLRLSLNWMDSLILVIYFAVVIGIAFAAKRSVHSTLDFFLSGRSLPAWVTGLAFVSANLGATEILGMAANGAQYGAYTIHWYLIGAIPAMVFLGLVMMPFYYNSKVRSVPEFLLLRFSRSSHLLSAILFAVASVLIAGVNLYALAIVLQALLGWPIPLSIMVAGLFVLAYIVIGGLTSAIYNEVLQFFVIVAALVPLTVLGLVRVGGVGGLLDKVTASEGAQFLSAWGGTGFGQDNPLGANWLTITLGLGFAISFGYWTTNFAEVQRSLSAKNLSAARRTPLIAAFPKMFIPLIVVLPGVIALLVQPNIGQPGSGYDYNSAIPLLMAELLPNGVLGLAVTGLMASFMAGMAANVSSFNTVFTTDIWQAYIKPAMSDAHYLMIGRVVTAVGVLIGIGTAFIAASFSNIMNYMQTLFSFFNVPLFATFILALFWKRMTAQAGFWGLLLGTLAPVGFYSLYRAGIVEMGSDQAVNMTSSIIAFAVDVAVSVPIALATRPKPAEELVGLVYTKADANTRGELQKGDDAWYRKPALLGWGAIVLAVLCYIPFSL; translated from the coding sequence ATGCACACTCTGGCCGATGGGCTACGGCTGTCGTTGAACTGGATGGACAGCCTCATTCTTGTCATCTATTTCGCGGTCGTTATCGGGATCGCGTTTGCCGCAAAACGAAGCGTGCACTCCACGCTGGACTTTTTCCTGTCCGGGCGCTCGTTGCCCGCGTGGGTCACCGGACTCGCGTTCGTTTCGGCGAATCTGGGGGCGACCGAGATACTCGGAATGGCCGCGAACGGGGCACAGTACGGTGCCTACACCATTCACTGGTACCTGATCGGCGCCATCCCCGCCATGGTCTTCCTCGGCCTGGTGATGATGCCGTTCTACTACAACTCCAAGGTGCGCAGTGTTCCCGAATTCCTGCTACTGCGGTTCAGTCGTTCCTCACACCTGCTGAGCGCGATACTCTTCGCGGTGGCCTCGGTGCTCATAGCGGGTGTGAACCTCTACGCCCTGGCCATCGTGCTGCAGGCCCTGCTCGGCTGGCCGATTCCGCTCTCGATCATGGTGGCGGGGCTCTTCGTGCTCGCCTACATCGTCATCGGAGGGCTCACCTCGGCCATTTACAACGAGGTGCTGCAGTTCTTCGTCATCGTCGCGGCACTGGTGCCGCTCACCGTGCTCGGGCTGGTCCGCGTCGGCGGTGTCGGAGGTCTGCTGGACAAGGTGACCGCCTCGGAAGGGGCGCAGTTCCTGAGCGCCTGGGGCGGCACCGGATTCGGCCAGGACAATCCCCTGGGGGCCAACTGGCTGACCATCACCCTGGGACTCGGTTTCGCCATCTCGTTCGGCTACTGGACGACGAATTTCGCCGAGGTCCAGCGGTCCCTCTCGGCGAAGAACCTCTCCGCCGCGCGGCGCACCCCGTTGATCGCGGCCTTCCCCAAGATGTTCATCCCGCTGATCGTGGTGCTTCCCGGCGTGATCGCGCTGCTCGTGCAGCCGAACATCGGTCAGCCCGGAAGTGGGTACGACTACAATTCGGCGATACCGCTGCTCATGGCGGAGCTGTTGCCGAACGGTGTTCTCGGATTGGCCGTGACCGGGCTGATGGCCTCCTTCATGGCGGGGATGGCGGCCAACGTGTCCAGTTTCAACACGGTTTTCACCACCGACATCTGGCAGGCCTACATCAAGCCGGCGATGTCGGACGCGCACTATCTGATGATAGGCCGCGTCGTCACCGCGGTGGGCGTGCTGATCGGGATCGGGACGGCGTTCATCGCGGCCTCGTTCAGCAACATCATGAACTACATGCAGACGTTGTTCTCCTTCTTCAACGTCCCGCTGTTCGCCACTTTCATCCTCGCCCTGTTCTGGAAGAGGATGACCGCCCAGGCCGGTTTCTGGGGTCTGCTGCTCGGAACGCTGGCTCCGGTCGGTTTCTACAGCCTCTACCGCGCGGGAATCGTGGAGATGGGCAGTGATCAGGCGGTCAACATGACCTCCTCGATCATCGCCTTCGCGGTCGACGTCGCGGTGAGCGTGCCCATCGCCCTGGCAACCCGGCCGAAGCCGGCCGAGGAACTGGTCGGACTGGTCTACACGAAGGCCGATGCCAACACGCGGGGCGAACTGCAGAAGGGCGACGACGCCTGGTATCGCAAACCGGCCCTGCTCGGTTGGGGAGCGATCGTGCTCGCGGTGTTGTGCTACATCCCGTTCTCCCTGTGA